Part of the Sphingobacterium sp. LZ7M1 genome, AAAACCTACTGTGTTTTAATTTTTTATCGTTGATTTTTTAATTACAGAACTGCGTAGATATCAGCTTCGCGCATAATTAAATATTCTTTTCCTTCATAGGTAATCTCTGTACCTGAGTATTTGCCGTACAACACTTTGTCACCTACTTTTACAGTCAATGGTTCTTCAGGTTTACCAGCACCAACAGCTACAACTGTTCCTTGGGATGGTTTTTCTTTCGCTGTGTCAGGAATATAGATACCTGATGCTGTTTTTTCTTCTGCTGGAGCAGGCTCAACTACTATTCTGTCTCCGATAGGTTTAATACTTAATGCCATAATTGTATATCAATTTTATTTTTTTCGATTACGTAACTCAAAAGCATCACTAACTATGCCAATTGAAATTAAGCAAAATATTTTGCCATTTTTGCATTAACTGTCATTTTTCATGACAGTTAACCATCATCTTAATGTCATCATGACACCAATTCCGTATCCCTCCCAAAACATAAAAACAAGAAACCCTGCCTAAAACTAGACAGGGTTCTATTTCTTTAGCTATTAAGCCTGATTACTTTGTCGTATCGGTAGCAGCTGGAGTTTCAGTTGCCGGAGTTTGAGTAGTTCCTGTTGGAGCTCCTGTTGCAGGAGTCGCCGAAGGATTAAGGTTCAAGTTAGGAGCCGTTACTGGCGCCTCAATTTGATCTCCCAAACCACCTGTGTTGGATGATGATGGACCAATAATATTTATTGCAATACAAAATACCATTAAGGCAATCGCAAAAATCCATGTTCCTTTTTCTAAAATATCACCTGTGCGTTGCACACCAATTAAATTAGCGCCACCAGAAAATCCTGAGGATAAACCTCCCCCTTTAGGGTTCTGAATCAATACAAAAAACGCTAATAATAAGCTTGCTAGAATAATTAGGATAATAAATAATACGTCCATTTCTATATTTCAATTATAACTTTTGTTCAATCTCTTTAATTCGGGTCGCAAAGTACGATTTTTTTTCTGGATTATCCGAAATTAATTTTCTAAATACCATGATCGCTTTTTCATACATCCCCTGTGTCTCGTAAATGTTCGCCAAGGTCTCGGTCACTACCTGTAATTGGTCTTCAGAACTACTACGGGCCTTATTTTCGGTATTGATGGTCTCTGCCTTTGGAGGCTGGATCTGAGGCTCCTCACGAATGAACTTCTCGATCACCTCATCCATCATCTCCGTAGACTTAAACTCTACCGTTTCCTTTTTATGTTTATCACTAAGCTTATCCGAAGGATCCTGCAAATGGAAGATATTCTCCCTGATCTGCTGATCCAATATCGCCTCATCTAATTTTTTAGGATCAAACTGACCTTTTTGCTGTTTCGGCAACACAGGCGAAGAAAAAGGCTGATAGGTATCGGCATGCTCCATCCTAGTCTTATACAGCCACCATCTAAAACTGTATGGCATCAATTCATCGTTGTACAGACTGATATCCTCTTCCGGACTTCTTTTATTTTCTTCTTCCTGAGCAGGCACTTCTTCATCTGATTCCACAGAAACAAGCTCTTCCGACTCTACATCATGTTCCTCTTCTCCAGCATATTCCCTTTCAATATCGTACCCCGCAGCGAATTCAAATGCAGGCTCTTCCTCCTTTATCTCCTCTTCTTGACGCTCAACAACCTCATCTTCCACTTCGTCAAGATCATTTGCTGGCTCCGCGATAGTTTCTTCAACCTCTGGGATACTCTCTACATCTACTGCCTCAACTTCCGTTTCCTCTATCAGCCCATCACCGTCAAGCTCCTCATAGGCAATATAATCATCAGAGTCCACTTCTATCTCAGGGATAACCTCAATTGGTTTTTGTAAATAATCACGTAGCCAAAAAGGATTATTGGCATAGATCAAAGTTCGCTGCTTATCAATGCTTTGTCCTTCTAAAAATTTCTTGCGTTCATAGGCATATATTATAGGCTGGGAATATGGATACTTGGTCA contains:
- the groES gene encoding co-chaperone GroES, with the protein product MALSIKPIGDRIVVEPAPAEEKTASGIYIPDTAKEKPSQGTVVAVGAGKPEEPLTVKVGDKVLYGKYSGTEITYEGKEYLIMREADIYAVL
- the secG gene encoding preprotein translocase subunit SecG; translation: MDVLFIILIILASLLLAFFVLIQNPKGGGLSSGFSGGANLIGVQRTGDILEKGTWIFAIALMVFCIAINIIGPSSSNTGGLGDQIEAPVTAPNLNLNPSATPATGAPTGTTQTPATETPAATDTTK